Within Bradymonas sediminis, the genomic segment TCGGCAGCGAGCATGGCATGCTCCAGCAGCCCTGGAGTTTCTTATTCAGCGATATCGCGGCGCATATCCGCCACCGCGTCGGCGTGGCGCGCGAGCGCGAAGTCGGCGTTGCCGGCGCCGCCGACGACGGATGAGCCGGCCGGGCTCAGGCCGGGCTCATGCGCAACGCGTCGGCGACCCGGCGCGCCTCGACCTCGTAGGGAATCGCGCGGTACGCGGCGCTGTCGCCGAGCCCGCGCAGCAGCCCCGCCATATAGTCGCGCAAATATTTATACAAAAATTTGAGCATCCCATCGCGCGAGAATTGAACCACGTGGGCGACTTCGTGGGCGACGAGGTTCAGCGGGATTTCACCGTCATCGCCGAAGAATTCGCGGCGAATATAGACCTTGGACCCCAGCGTGATCGCGCTGGCGCGCGTCTTCAGCGCCGCGTACGCCACGCCTCCGCCCAGCCCCCGAATCTCGCCGACCATCGGCGTGCGCCGCAATAACACGCAGCGGTCCACGGCCTTCTGGCACAGCTCCGGCGGCGCGATCTCGCTGGCCTGGAGCGCGGCCAGCACATGGTCTCGCTCATCGCTATACAGTCGTCGCTTTAACATGCTCATTTTTCTACCCGGTGAGGCTGAGTTTCGCCTCTGATTTAGGTCCGTTCCGCGCATCAGCGCCCAAAAATTATTGGGCCTTTGCCCGGAGTGTAGCCGAACCTGACTCCCGGGTCACGGCGCAGCGCCCAGAACTTGCCGACCGTTGCGCATCACCAACAAAATAAGCCCCAACACGATCAGGATGGCCCCGGTCGGCGGCTCCTGCTCGCCGGCGCCGGTGTTGCACCCGGAGCGGCGCAGCCCGAGGTCCGCCTCGCTGGGGAACTCACTGGCGCGCAGGCATTGCGGCGGCTCTTCTGCGCGCAGCGGGTAGGTCGCGCACAGCCCGTTGATATCGTCGGGGTGCAGCGCGCGCTTGCTCGTCTCGCCGACCGGCGCGGTGCTATACATCGTGGCGTTTCGGAGGTCCGAGTGGTCCAGGCCGATAAAATGCCCCACCTCGTGGGTCAGCGTATTGCGCAGGTCGACGTGGTTGGCCCGCGGGATATTGCCCGCCGAATAATTATAGAGCTCGGTATTAACCTGGATATCGGCGTCGGCGATGATCCCGTTTCGCGGGTTATAGGTGACGCTGGTCAGGGCGAATGCCTTGGCGGTTGCCAGTTCGTCCCAGTCCTTATCGCGCCACATCACAAGGTTGGTGTTGCGGGAGTCGCCGGCGCGAAATGTCGAGTCTTTTTGGGTGGTTAGGCCGCCGTCGACCAGCGTCATGTCGCTGCACTCGACGTCGGTCCATGCCTGAAAGGAGAGCGCCACCGCCCGGCGAACTTCGGCCAGCGCGGCTTCGTCATTGGACCCGCCCGCCACGCTCTCCAGCGCATCTTCGTTAATGTGATAGAGCACACAACGCGCGCTCCATCGCAGCGGCTTGGGTGTCTGGTCCTCGGCGCAGCGATGCTCCGATCCCTCCAGATTACACGTCATCGTGTGGCGAAACGCCTGGGCGTCGCTGGTATGAAAGAGCACCAGCGCCGCGGCCGCGGCAAAGACCATCCCCCCAAATATTTGCTTCACTCATTCCCCCCGGTGTGAGTTCTGCGCATCGATTTGGCCTGGGCCAGCGCGCCGATGCGAGAGCGCGCGCTTTGGTTATTTCTGCTCGTCCACGACCCGGCGAATCTCCTGCTTAAACTCGCTCAGCGCGCTCACGCGCCGGTAGATATCCGCGGGCTCGGCGCGCTCAAAACGCTGCGGGTTCTGGGAGACCTTCGCGCGCTGCTGGGCCTCGACTTCCTTGAGTTCTTGGCCCTGGGCCTGCGCGGAGGCGTCGTCCTGCGCCTTGGGTTGAATCTGCGGCAGCACCGGCGCGGCCAGGGCGAGGTCGCCGAGGTAGGGCACCACATAGGGCGTGAGGTTATCCGGCCCCAGCGCGATATGAAATTTCCCCTGGGCCATGCCGGTGATGACCGGCAGGGCGTCGGCTTTGGGCTTCTCCAAGAAGACGATCACTCGCTCGCCGGACTGAAAATGCGGGCTGCCCGCCACGCGCGTGGCCAGGTCCGGCGTGCGCCCGCCAATCTGGCGGATCGTCACGACTTCGCCGGCTTCGGCTCCCTTAAACGCGTCGGCCACCCGCACCGTGGTATAGGTGAAGACCCGGCCATCCTCGACCCGCGCCTGCACCTCGGTCACTTCGCCCTCCACGATCTGGTCGGAGTTGGCCACCAGACTCTGCATATCCAGGCGCATCACCGTCGCCGCCGACACGCTCGCGGCGCCCGCAAAGCTCACCAACACCGCCGCCATCATCAGCAGCAGGGCGCGCAGGCGACTGGGGGTGGAGCGGCGTTTGGAGGCGAGTAATTTCTGCGCGAATATATCCATGGGAGTCGATCTCATCGTTAGGCTTTAATGTGGGCTACCAAACCGCTGTCTCACCGTCGTTGCATCTTCAAATAGTCGATCAATCGGTACTGAAATTCAATAGCGTCCCGGTTTTGCTCCGTCGGCGGCGTGACTTCGCTGTGGCCGAGCGTGCGGTTGCGGAAGAATCCATCCTGGAGAAAGACCACCAACTCACCGTTGTCGATCTTTTTTCGCCGCGCAATTTCGACGCGCTTGATGCCGTTTGATTCAGGAGCACCGGATGTGCTCGCCATCGCGCTCACGAAAGATGAGCCCCAGGTGGAAGATATATCCAAAAGGTACGGAGGCAAATCCCCGCTCGGGTTCTGCGCGGGCCGGCGCATCATCGACAGCTTAAGCCCCTTGACCTCGAGCACCTCGGATTCGATGGGGTGGCTCCCCGCAATCTTCGCGATGTCCAGGTCGGTCAGTTCGCCTTCAGGCGTCGTCACAAATTCCAGGTCTTCGTCGCCCACCCGCAGCGAGAAGTCCGGCGCAAGCTCCGCCAAAAGCGCGATGGTCGCCGGGGAAATCGCGTCCGCCTCGAAGCTCAGCACCACCGTCTTTCCCTGCTTAAAAAAGCTGCGAATCCGCCGGATCGCCGCGGCGTCATAGGCCATGGTCGGGTTCATGATAAACAGCGCTTCATCGTCGGTGTCGACCCCGAGGCGTGCGCGCGCGGTCACCAGATGGTCGCGGTTGAAGTTGACGTAGAACGGATAGAAGTCTTCAGCCTTGCCCCCGCCCAGGTTGAACTCATTGCGCGACATATCCAGCCCGATATTATACCCGCTCGGGCGAGCCGCGCGCAGCGGCGCTTCGCCGTCCCGCCCGGCCAGCCATTGAAAGCTATTCATCATCAGGTCGAAGTTGT encodes:
- a CDS encoding eCIS core domain-containing protein encodes the protein MLKRRLYSDERDHVLAALQASEIAPPELCQKAVDRCVLLRRTPMVGEIRGLGGGVAYAALKTRASAITLGSKVYIRREFFGDDGEIPLNLVAHEVAHVVQFSRDGMLKFLYKYLRDYMAGLLRGLGDSAAYRAIPYEVEARRVADALRMSPA
- a CDS encoding matrixin family metalloprotease, whose translation is MKQIFGGMVFAAAAALVLFHTSDAQAFRHTMTCNLEGSEHRCAEDQTPKPLRWSARCVLYHINEDALESVAGGSNDEAALAEVRRAVALSFQAWTDVECSDMTLVDGGLTTQKDSTFRAGDSRNTNLVMWRDKDWDELATAKAFALTSVTYNPRNGIIADADIQVNTELYNYSAGNIPRANHVDLRNTLTHEVGHFIGLDHSDLRNATMYSTAPVGETSKRALHPDDINGLCATYPLRAEEPPQCLRASEFPSEADLGLRRSGCNTGAGEQEPPTGAILIVLGLILLVMRNGRQVLGAAP
- a CDS encoding DUF4350 domain-containing protein yields the protein MNYRLRRLSRGLLIVLLGLSLVGCGIFDEESYAPPEGDGPWILVDLYHTRLQNHEDYRLGKWDYNYQGVYGFYRAFEHLIDHGYKVRSIRDMPLSAERLKGFDILFINLVDSKRPNFSQQEYAAIQQWVREGGGLFVIGDHTNVYRSSERINPLLAPMGMEMGYHTTVDEPPEYAVNGKAWLMLWDFDPHFVTRGVDMISPQTGGPILGEHGVAWTSKQSYGDYWDETDTGGFYGNWRFDGDESIEPRGPLAMVSAADYGDGRVVVVGDQNIFGDAWLYFADNFDLMMNSFQWLAGRDGEAPLRAARPSGYNIGLDMSRNEFNLGGGKAEDFYPFYVNFNRDHLVTARARLGVDTDDEALFIMNPTMAYDAAAIRRIRSFFKQGKTVVLSFEADAISPATIALLAELAPDFSLRVGDEDLEFVTTPEGELTDLDIAKIAGSHPIESEVLEVKGLKLSMMRRPAQNPSGDLPPYLLDISSTWGSSFVSAMASTSGAPESNGIKRVEIARRKKIDNGELVVFLQDGFFRNRTLGHSEVTPPTEQNRDAIEFQYRLIDYLKMQRR